A region of Staphylococcus sp. IVB6181 DNA encodes the following proteins:
- a CDS encoding Lmo0850 family protein has translation MNNNTDKLRNVVQLLSSLGVNIKKTKSRLEIMHTLPNTSVATPKLK, from the coding sequence ATGAATAATAATACAGATAAACTACGTAATGTCGTTCAATTGTTATCTTCGCTAGGTGTTAATATTAAGAAAACGAAATCAAGATTAGAAATTATGCATACTTTGCCTAATACATCAGTTGCGACACCTAAATTAAAGTAA
- a CDS encoding FtsW/RodA/SpoVE family cell cycle protein produces MKASRQQPSKSWLRRIDWVLITILLIFAAISILFIQSAMGGGQYSANFSIKQIIYYIFGFIIALGIMVVSPKRIMKYTYTLYGILCFFLIVLLIMPETAVTPTINGAKSWYSFGPISIQPSEFMKIVLILMLAKIVSRHNKYTFNKSLETDFKLFFKLLVVSGIPMVLIFLQNDLGTTLVCLAIVVGVLIVSGISWKILAPIFLTILSIGAFFILSIIFKPSLIENGFGIKTYQLGRIASWLDPYSYSSGDGYHLTESLKAIGSGQLFGKGLNHGEVYIPENHTDFIFSVVGEEFGFIGAVVLIILFIILMFHLVRLATKNTVIYNKIYIIGFMTLVLFHAVQNMGMTIQLLPITGIPLPFISYGGSSLWSLMTGVGVILSIYYHQPVPYQPDFLRSKSYNH; encoded by the coding sequence ATGAAAGCTTCACGTCAACAACCTAGTAAATCATGGTTACGGCGCATTGACTGGGTTTTAATTACCATCTTGCTGATATTTGCAGCAATCAGTATTTTATTTATTCAATCCGCTATGGGCGGCGGTCAATATAGTGCGAACTTCAGTATCAAACAAATTATCTATTACATATTCGGGTTCATTATCGCACTGGGGATTATGGTTGTTTCGCCTAAAAGGATTATGAAATATACGTATACTTTATACGGCATTTTATGCTTTTTTCTTATTGTCTTGCTGATTATGCCAGAAACGGCTGTTACGCCGACAATCAACGGCGCAAAAAGCTGGTACAGTTTCGGACCAATCAGTATTCAGCCGTCTGAATTTATGAAAATCGTCTTGATTTTAATGCTGGCAAAAATCGTATCGCGACATAACAAATACACATTCAATAAATCATTAGAAACAGACTTCAAGCTGTTCTTCAAATTACTTGTGGTTTCTGGTATTCCGATGGTATTGATTTTCCTTCAAAATGACTTAGGTACTACATTGGTTTGTCTTGCTATTGTCGTTGGAGTACTGATTGTCAGCGGCATTTCTTGGAAAATCTTGGCACCTATCTTTTTAACGATTTTATCTATCGGTGCTTTCTTTATTCTATCCATTATCTTTAAACCATCATTAATAGAAAATGGATTTGGAATTAAAACATATCAATTAGGACGTATTGCTTCATGGTTAGATCCTTATTCTTATAGTTCAGGCGATGGTTACCACTTAACTGAATCACTCAAAGCTATCGGTTCAGGCCAATTATTCGGCAAGGGATTGAATCATGGTGAAGTTTACATCCCTGAAAACCATACCGACTTTATCTTTTCAGTTGTCGGTGAAGAATTCGGCTTTATCGGAGCAGTGGTACTGATTATTCTATTTATTATATTAATGTTCCACCTTGTACGTTTAGCTACGAAAAATACTGTGATTTATAATAAGATTTATATCATCGGCTTTATGACACTTGTATTGTTCCATGCAGTACAGAATATGGGTATGACAATACAACTCTTGCCGATTACAGGGATTCCGCTTCCATTCATCAGTTACGGAGGAAGTTCTTTATGGAGCTTAATGACAGGTGTCGGTGTCATTTTATCTATTTATTATCACCAGCCTGTACCTTACCAACCTGACTTCTTACGTTCTAAATCATATAATCATTAA
- a CDS encoding D-alanine--D-alanine ligase: protein MAKENICIIYGGKSAEHDVSILTAQNVLNAINKDDYQVDIIYITNDGSWKKKDNITESIEDTETLRLEDVEEGEISSLLTNSSSGQPYSAVFPLLHGPNGEDGTIQGLFEVLDLPYVGNGVLAASSTMDKLVMKQLFAHRGLPQLPYVSFLRSEYEKYQSNILKLVHDKLEYPVFVKPANLGSSVGISKCNNEEELKAGIEEAFQFDRKLVIEQGVVAREIEVAVLGNDYPETTEPGEVIKDVAFYDYKSKYLDGNIQLSIPAKLDPEVSTTLRNMAVEAFKATDCAGLLRADFFVTEDNQIYINETNAMPGFTKYSMYPSLWEGMGLSYADLITKLIELAKEKHVEKQKNKYKID, encoded by the coding sequence ATGGCTAAAGAAAATATATGTATCATTTATGGTGGAAAGAGTGCAGAGCATGATGTATCGATTTTGACTGCGCAAAATGTATTAAATGCTATCAATAAAGATGATTACCAAGTAGACATCATTTACATTACAAATGACGGTTCTTGGAAGAAGAAAGATAATATCACAGAAAGCATTGAAGATACTGAAACTTTACGCCTAGAAGATGTAGAAGAAGGTGAAATTTCAAGCTTGCTTACAAACAGCAGCTCTGGACAGCCATATTCAGCAGTGTTCCCGTTATTGCATGGACCAAATGGTGAAGATGGAACTATCCAAGGTCTGTTTGAAGTATTGGATTTACCGTATGTCGGCAACGGCGTACTTGCTGCATCAAGCACAATGGACAAACTGGTAATGAAGCAGCTTTTTGCACATAGAGGGCTGCCGCAGCTTCCATATGTCAGCTTTTTACGTAGCGAGTATGAAAAATATCAAAGCAATATCTTAAAACTTGTCCATGATAAATTAGAGTACCCAGTCTTTGTAAAACCAGCAAACTTAGGTTCAAGTGTAGGTATCAGCAAGTGTAATAATGAAGAAGAATTAAAAGCAGGTATCGAAGAAGCTTTCCAATTCGACAGAAAACTTGTAATTGAGCAAGGTGTTGTAGCACGTGAAATCGAAGTTGCTGTATTAGGCAATGATTATCCTGAGACTACAGAACCTGGCGAGGTTATTAAAGATGTTGCATTCTACGATTATAAATCTAAGTACTTAGACGGCAATATCCAACTTTCTATTCCGGCAAAACTTGATCCGGAAGTCAGCACAACATTAAGAAACATGGCAGTTGAAGCCTTTAAAGCGACTGACTGTGCTGGTTTATTGCGTGCAGACTTCTTCGTGACAGAAGACAATCAGATTTATATTAATGAAACGAATGCTATGCCTGGATTTACAAAATACAGTATGTATCCAAGTCTGTGGGAAGGTATGGGCTTATCCTATGCTGACTTGATTACGAAATTGATTGAACTTGCGAAAGAGAAACATGTGGAAAAACAAAAGAACAAATATAAAATTGATTAA
- the murF gene encoding UDP-N-acetylmuramoyl-tripeptide--D-alanyl-D-alanine ligase, which produces MIEVTLKQIKEWIPCEIDEQYLEHTIKGATIDSRKIEAGNLFIPFKGENTDGHRFVEQALADGAGAAFYQNDAKPETPVEGPIIWVDDTLLALQELAKAYLQSVQPKVIAVTGSNGKTTTKDMIESVLKPNFKVKKTQGNYNNEIGMPLTILELDQDTEISILEMGMSGFHQIELLSEIAQPDIAVITNIGESHMQDLGSREGIARAKFEIVAGLKPDGVLLYDGDEPLLVPHINTLADKQTISIGLGSENEVVCSVDQHDAFGIAFSLNVSEHYQIPILGTHNMRNAAIAITVGKLLGLSYEVIKENIAKVQLTQMRMELHRTDSGIAVINDAYNASPTSMKAAIDTLAAMDGRKLLILADVLELGENSAEMHASVGAYLENKGIDILLTFGEEAKHIHEAGQAFVESAQHFDDKAALIDTVLQAAQPKDNILIKGSRGMALEEVAQALLEQK; this is translated from the coding sequence ATGATAGAAGTAACATTAAAACAAATTAAAGAATGGATTCCCTGTGAAATTGATGAACAGTATTTAGAACATACGATTAAAGGCGCAACAATTGATTCAAGAAAAATTGAAGCAGGCAATTTATTTATTCCGTTTAAAGGGGAAAATACAGACGGGCACCGTTTTGTTGAACAAGCATTGGCAGATGGTGCCGGTGCTGCCTTTTACCAAAACGACGCAAAACCAGAGACACCTGTAGAAGGACCAATTATCTGGGTAGATGATACATTATTAGCATTGCAAGAGCTTGCAAAAGCATACTTGCAGTCTGTACAGCCTAAGGTGATTGCGGTCACAGGTTCTAATGGTAAAACAACAACAAAAGATATGATTGAAAGTGTCTTGAAACCTAACTTCAAAGTGAAAAAGACGCAAGGCAATTATAATAATGAAATCGGCATGCCGTTAACAATTCTTGAATTAGATCAAGATACTGAAATTTCTATTTTAGAAATGGGTATGTCAGGCTTCCATCAAATTGAACTATTATCTGAAATTGCACAGCCGGATATTGCGGTAATTACGAATATCGGCGAATCGCATATGCAAGACCTGGGTTCAAGAGAAGGTATTGCAAGAGCGAAGTTTGAGATAGTAGCCGGTTTAAAACCAGACGGTGTATTACTTTATGATGGAGACGAGCCTTTATTAGTGCCGCATATCAATACGTTAGCAGACAAGCAAACGATCAGTATCGGATTAGGTTCTGAAAATGAAGTGGTCTGCAGTGTAGATCAGCATGATGCATTCGGTATTGCGTTCAGTTTAAACGTCAGCGAACATTATCAAATACCGATTTTAGGTACGCATAATATGCGCAATGCAGCGATTGCAATTACAGTAGGCAAATTGTTAGGTTTATCATATGAAGTCATCAAAGAAAACATTGCGAAAGTACAATTAACACAAATGCGTATGGAATTGCATCGTACAGACTCAGGAATTGCTGTGATTAATGATGCTTATAATGCGAGCCCGACAAGTATGAAAGCGGCTATTGATACACTCGCAGCAATGGACGGACGCAAACTATTGATTTTAGCAGATGTATTAGAACTCGGCGAAAACAGTGCAGAGATGCATGCGTCAGTCGGAGCTTATTTAGAAAATAAAGGCATCGATATATTGCTGACTTTCGGCGAAGAAGCGAAACATATTCATGAAGCCGGTCAAGCATTTGTAGAATCGGCACAACATTTCGATGATAAAGCAGCATTGATTGATACAGTTCTTCAAGCTGCTCAGCCTAAAGATAATATTTTAATCAAAGGTTCAAGAGGCATGGCTTTAGAAGAAGTCGCACAAGCACTATTAGAACAGAAATAA
- the cshA gene encoding degradosome RNA helicase CshA: protein MQKFIDLGVSEKTAETLANMGFEEPTPIQNDSIPFALHGLDILGQAQTGTGKTGAFGIPLIEKVVGKDGIQALILAPTRELAMQVAEQLRAFSRGQRVQVVTVFGGMPIGRQIKALKKGPQIVVGTPGRVIDHLNRRTLKTDNIHTLIIDEADEMMNMGFIDDMRFIMDNIPSENRQTMLFSATMPKAIQALVQQFMKDPKIVKTMNNEMSDPQIDEYYTIVKELEKFETFTNFLDVHQPELAIVFGRTKRRVDELTSALISKGYKAEGLHGDITQAKRLEVLKKFKNDQIDILVATDVAARGLDISGVSHVYNFDIPQDTESYTHRIGRTGRAGKKGIAVTFVNPIEMDYIRQIEQTNNRRMRALRPPHRKEVLRARENDIKEKVEKWMSHEHSERLQNISSQLLNEYNDVELVAALLQELVEANDEVEVQLTFEKPLARKGRQNSKGPRRGGKPSNKRSNNKHDNKNHRGKGKFNNKKQRNDKKDHKKPIKGRTFADLQK, encoded by the coding sequence TTGCAAAAATTTATAGATTTAGGTGTTTCAGAAAAAACTGCTGAAACGCTTGCTAATATGGGCTTCGAAGAACCGACTCCTATACAAAATGACAGTATTCCGTTTGCATTGCACGGATTAGATATTCTAGGTCAAGCTCAAACAGGTACAGGTAAAACAGGAGCGTTTGGTATTCCATTAATCGAGAAAGTTGTAGGAAAAGACGGTATTCAAGCGCTGATCTTAGCACCTACACGCGAATTAGCAATGCAAGTAGCTGAACAGTTAAGAGCGTTCAGCCGCGGACAACGCGTACAAGTTGTGACAGTATTCGGCGGTATGCCGATCGGCCGTCAAATCAAAGCATTGAAAAAAGGCCCTCAAATCGTAGTGGGTACACCAGGACGTGTGATTGACCATTTAAATCGCCGTACATTAAAAACTGATAATATTCACACATTGATTATTGATGAAGCGGATGAAATGATGAACATGGGCTTCATCGATGATATGAGATTCATTATGGATAATATTCCATCAGAAAATCGTCAAACAATGTTATTCTCTGCAACAATGCCGAAAGCTATTCAAGCATTAGTGCAGCAATTTATGAAAGACCCTAAAATTGTTAAAACAATGAATAACGAAATGTCAGATCCGCAAATTGACGAATACTATACGATTGTTAAAGAATTAGAGAAATTCGAAACATTTACAAACTTCTTAGATGTACATCAACCAGAACTTGCGATTGTATTCGGTCGTACAAAACGCCGTGTTGATGAATTAACAAGTGCGTTGATTTCTAAAGGTTATAAAGCAGAAGGCTTGCATGGTGATATCACACAAGCAAAACGTTTAGAAGTCTTGAAGAAATTCAAAAATGACCAAATCGACATCTTAGTTGCTACAGACGTTGCAGCACGTGGTTTAGACATTTCAGGTGTCAGCCATGTATACAACTTCGATATTCCTCAAGATACTGAAAGTTATACACACCGTATCGGACGTACAGGCCGTGCTGGTAAAAAAGGTATCGCAGTTACATTTGTGAACCCGATTGAAATGGATTATATCCGTCAAATCGAACAAACAAACAACCGCCGAATGAGAGCTTTAAGACCGCCGCATCGTAAAGAAGTATTGCGTGCACGCGAAAACGACATTAAAGAAAAAGTAGAAAAATGGATGTCTCATGAACATTCAGAACGTCTGCAAAACATTTCATCTCAATTATTGAATGAATACAATGATGTTGAATTAGTCGCAGCATTATTACAAGAGTTAGTGGAAGCGAATGATGAAGTAGAAGTACAATTAACATTCGAAAAACCATTGGCAAGAAAAGGACGTCAAAATTCTAAAGGACCTCGTCGTGGAGGCAAACCTTCAAATAAACGTTCTAACAATAAACACGATAACAAAAACCATCGCGGCAAAGGCAAATTCAACAACAAGAAACAACGCAACGATAAAAAAGACCATAAGAAACCGATTAAAGGCCGTACATTTGCGGACTTGCAAAAATAA